The sequence ttttaaagatcattttatggcttgacaTAAAagaatgatagggatataaatctcaggtggaccacaccacaggaaaacaatagtgattggatatccaccattaaaatccaccgaAGGTTCACTGtacagtttatttgacatccaatatgttgattaggtcatacaaacctagatgaagggaaaaaacaaatatcagcttaatccaaaacttttattgccccaaaaagtttttaatgggcgaagttcattcaacactgtttcctgtaatgtggttcacttgagattggtatataactcatttttggtctcatacacttaaataatctagaaaaatagatggacagcatggatgaaacacatacatcatggtggggccacggagcaTCGACCATCAACCAAATGGTTGgtagcaggggagtagccaatccgtttccggtttgATGGAACCAACCAGTATGCGCTGCAGCCTTACGCATGACTTGCATTTCAAATCTGCAACACCCAAATAGTGGGGCCGATTCATAATCTGAAGACAAGATCTTCTAATAAATGTGATTTTGACTGCGGGACCAATCTAGAGGAGGGGCAAATtatttggacgcggatttcctgcgaaagcctttcgcaggaagttcctgcgctggaaaactgggtggggcccaacgtgatgtttttaagaaatccaccccgtacatccgttttctgagctcattttaatacttgagatcaaaaatgagaaagatccaagactcaagtgggccgcactagagtaaaaggtgggtaggaaaattcctaccgttgaaaactttctggggtAGAAAGTGatatttacatgacatccataccgttaataacgtcattcctacttggatgaactgaaaacataaatgttagcctgattcaaaacttctgtggcccacaaatatttcaactgtgtacctTCGATAATCACATTTTAGgaacacttgagtattggatacggttcatttttggcctatcATCCTAAAAATATCTCCGAAAACGGATggccagggtggatttctcaaaaacatcacgttgggccccacccacgtttccagcgcaggaacttcctttcgcaggaaatccgcgtccaaattATTTGGGTGGCTGGGTTTCAaagtacatgccacgtgtacggtgggaAAACTAACATGTGTCTTAGCTACAGCGCataggaagcggattagctgcgaCCCCGGATCTAGCAATGTGGTGCGACCCTGATAgtaggggccaccttgatgtgtgttgtgtatatccacgccgtccatccatttttttttttacagctcACTTTGTACGCGGGTTTCCTGCTAAGCTGGAAGTTTATGTGTAAGGATACTGGGTGGGGCGCAGttcgatgtttgtgagaaatccaacccgtccatccgtttttagagctcattttaggatacgagACTAAAAACGAGGTGGTGCGAaaattcaattgggccacacgagaggaaaagtAGGGATTCAATGAACACCGTTGAAACAATCATATGGCCATaaattttgtatcaggctattgttttttgtgttttcacttcatcacagtgggattgaccttataaacggtgtggatggcatataaacatcaaagtggagcccaagaaaatttcaactgtaggaatttctttcccaatTTTACCTCTTGCGTGACCCACTTTAGTTTTTTATGCAGCTCATTTTTTcgtcccatgtcttaaaatgatatcgagtaacggatggacggagtagatttctcacaaacatcagggtggccccacccatcatccttgcgcaggaactcaTCTGCGCGTCTGCATTCTTAtgacatgaaacaaaaaatgaggtaaatccaaatttCCCGTGACCGCGCCGTAGAAAACGgtggcttttttctttttcttctttgggttagattgttagtacacactccatgttagcaacccccactagggatcgatgccaagaccagAAAACGGTGGCTTTTGAACTTGCACATTAAAAAAACTTACtagggcccgctgtaatgtttattttccatccaacctgttgattaagtcacacagaTCTGAATGATaggaaaccacaaacatcagcttgatcccaaacttttgtggcccacaaaaagttttaaatggtgaaaattcaATTCCTaccgtgtgatccacttgagatttagatctacctgatttttaggttcatggcataaaataagcttaaaaaatggatagaaggcATCGATATAAAACAGATGCATCTAGGTGAGCCCCACGTTAAGGGTTGCAGCTAGTCCGCTTTCCAGCGCTTACAGCTGAACTGTACCAAAACCCTGGTAAGTTTGGACAGACGGTACTGTTTCTCTATCAAATCTTGTCTGCATGGGATCATCCAAATTCCTTTATGGATGGAcgagacgtgggacccacatgtccCGGTTCTTCTGTGACGGATGGGATATGGCGTGCACCTCATCTCATAACACAATATCTGCTGTCCACTCGGGGTTCTCAGTTTCAAAGAGTAGGCCCGTGGTTTACTAACCCAAGCAATAGACCTGATGGGTCCCTCAACGTCGACCCATTCACATAATCTCCTCTACTTGAGATCCTAACCATCAACCTTGGGCCGTTTTTGGTTGATAATGGACTATTTGAGATACTTTCATCTTTAACCATTTATTTTCAGGACATCAATTGAAAGGCTAGGATTTTTCCGACAAGGAAGATCTTCGTTGCATCAGCTTTCTAGTGTACAGTCCTTgttatcaacggtttggaccaCCGAATGTGGACCCACCCGTACAAGATTTTGAGAACTGATCACATTCAGGTAGGTACCACTTGTGGTACGGTACCATCTTTCCTGGCAACTAAAGGAAATGGTAGACCTCACCATGAAGATTAGTCACGACAAAACTCATGCCATTcggctcattaggtgggccacaccgttggaATAAATGGACAACCAATGGTCTTCTCAATAAGAATGGGGAAGTCTAGGTGAGATTGGCTTACCATCTTCCTATTGCCCATATTTTTGTGGGAAGATGTGGAACTATTTCCCTTTCCCTAGCCTACTTGGAAATTTTTACAACGCATACTTATTTATGCAAATTAACCTACAAAATCAGTAATTataaaatggaaagaaaaaaaagatgatggagagAGAAACAAACACTGATTTTACAGAGAAAATATTTTCAATTcaagaaataaaaattacaaggCAGTGAAATAAAAAAGAAGCTATATTATAGAGAATTCTTGAATAAATTTCATTAATAGAAAATTATGAATATatagagaagggagagagatctaTGAGGTCGGCCTCAccggaacttcccatgaggtcgacctgtgtggggccccactgtgatgtgtgtcaaacatcaaaaccgtgcattttATGAGTCCCCTTTCATTATGGGAtatccccactgtgatgtgtgtcgaagaTCAACACTGCATTTTATGGGTCCCCTTTAACTATGTGATATACCAAAAACCAGCTATATAttgaacttaggtgggccataccatctaaaaccatgcaaAGAGATGCATAAAACATATGGtagggcccatttgagttttgaatgtgattgaaacttgattTGACGCCTCATCCAAAtaggacacacaatggatgggctggatttgtgaaccacatctcgatgggcccaataaatgattatgaatgtttcaatgggagGTTAACCccttctcaactgttgtatgtggtgtggcccacccaagtcatggattgacttaattttttaaacccatggcccaccatggaaggtgcatctgactgatggggtagatgtccaccacacatcacggtggggcccacacagctcaacctcttGGATAGTtctcatgaggtcaacctcatagtaccatttccatatatatatatatatatatatatatatatatagagagagagagagagagagagagagagagaggaacgcttAACTGCGGCGTCACGATtaactcccatgaggtcgagctgtgtgggccccgtcgtgatgcgtttcgaacatctaccccatcaatcagatgcaccattccatcgtgggcctaggtctcaaaaatgaagtcaatccgtgacgtgtgtgagccacaccacatacagaagtggggaggggccatgcaccattaaaacattcataatcattttttgagcccaccgagatgtggtttgcaaatccagcccatccattatgtgtgtcccacttgaatgagggttcagaccaagtttcagcagcattcaaaactcaagtgggccccaccaagtgcttttatatgttttaacggtgtcttcacatgattttagatggtatggcccacctgagtttcgtatacggctgattttttggatatcccataatttagagggtacccatcaaatgcacgatgttgatggtcgacacgcatcacagtggggcctacacagctcgacctcacaggagctaatcgtgaggtggagcgcatagtaccttttcccacatatataatattatataatttatTATATTGCGTATTGGGTGAGccactcccatgtgggacccaccttttatgttgagcatcagcaccatccagataGATCTAGACAGTGCCATGAAGCTcgctgtatgtgttttatccatccgtccatctagatggtggtagatggggccaccactgatggatgtatttcatctaaatcgtccatccatctgacgtgctGGCCAccccttgatgtaagtgttttatacccACACTGTCCGTTTATTTTGcaatgtggggccaccttaatgatgtgcTACACCCAgtacgtgagccccaccatgatatatatatatatatatatatatatatatatatatatatgggaaaaggtactatgcgactcgacctcacgattagctccctggaggtcgaactgtgtgggccccaccgtgatgcgtgtcgaccatcaacaccatgcatttgatgggtaccctctaaattatgggatatccaaaaaatcagccgtatacggaactcaggtgggccataccatctaaaatcatgtgaaacaccgttaaaacatataaaagcacttggtggggcccacctgagtttttaatgctgctgaaacttggtctgaaccctcatgcaagtgtgacacacataatggatgggctggatttgcaaactacatctcggtgagcccaaaaaactgattatgaatgttttaatggtgcattgcccctccccacttctgtatgtggtgtggcccacacaagtcacggattgacttgatttttgagatctaggcccacaatggaatggtgcatgatggaatggtgcatctgactaatgggttagatgttcgaaacgcatcacggtggggcccacacagctcgacctcatgggacggactcgtgaggtcgagtgcatagaaccttttccctatatatatatatatatatatagatatagccGGGTTTTGGATGACTCGGGTCAGTTCCAACCCAAGTTGGATTTCAGGTCGACTGTCGAGTCACTGGGTGACCCAAACTCCACTTGGTTTGAGTTCATATTGAACAAAGTCTACTTTGGATCGAGTCTGTATAAACAAGTCAAGTCTACCGAGTCAGTTAacccgtgcccagctctagttaCTGCCTACCCTAAGGTGAGATTCTTCTTTGGATATGTTTTCAAGGCAGGACTGTCACAAGGTACAGACTGGTCAGAGGTCCAACGAATTACCCAAATTGACCCGAATTGTCTTACACGTAGAATCTCTAAGGAATCTAATTACATCTCCTAACCATTTTCTTAAGCCTTTTGGATAATGGGGACTGTAATTTTTAGGCCTGAACAAACGTAACAatggccctataaaaatcaagggtggacatcattCTCCCAACTGTTTACCTTtgtatggctcacctgaatcaCAGACCTGCCTGctttttgggccttgggcctaactgaatttcacatacacattctcgtggggcccacacgagCTGCTAACCATCCTCTGTGGAGGTAACCCAGTTTACAAGTGACTGtaatacacacgcacacatggcAATCCCCTACATGAAAGTGCCAATTCATCTCCCAAATCAAAATTCAATTACATTATTAGCTGAAGCCTAATGCCATCATTCATGCTAAAAATATGATTAAAACCCAAATAGGGGAGAACAAAAaagtaaataataaattttaaaaaataaaaataaaaataaataaataaaagaagaagctTATTCAAGCCAGACAAGAAACCGGTGGTAGTTCACCATCATTTTAGAAAAACAACTGATGACTCGTCCTAGCATGTTGCACACGTGCAAGGATAtcgcatgtggcacatgtgaaggAAGCATagctcaaaaatcacactgatcaagcaattctaaccatccaatggatggataAATACAataatggttaaaagtaaaacaaTTGTCCAGATTCAAAAGACAAAATCAGATGGCTACCGTCACTATCTCAGTAATTTTTGGGCTATGTTTCATCCACAGCTGGATAAgctatttggacggtctagattgccaTACAACTATGACTTGCACACGATGGATGGTCGGGCCACTATCGTTTTAGAAATGGTGAGGAACTGCCAAGGTAATCGAGCCCAGTCACCCACCATGAATTCCTTTGAAGATTACTCTCCCAATGAGAACTCAAACAACATGGTGTGCCTATACTTCTCACCAGGCTCTACCACCACAGAAGGGAAGTTTGGCTGGTTTATGGCATTCGGGAATCCCTGTGTCTCCAAACACAACCCTGCATGCTTCCCATAGATGGCCCCACCTTTACCAACAACACCATCGACGTAGTTCGCGCTGTAAAACTGCACCCCAGGCACATCGGCCCACACATTGAGGACCCTCGTGCTTGTTGGGTCCCGCACTCTAGCCACATGTTTCAAACCCAATTTCTCTTCTCCAAAATCAAGTATGTAATTGTGATCATACCCGCCAGGGACATGACCGATCGTAGAGCCAATCTTTTTCGCAGTCGTGAGATCAAAGGGAGTGTCCTTAACTGGCATGATCTCACCTGTTGGGATCGAATTCTGATCGACCGGGGTAATGTGGTTTGCCAATATTTGAACTGAATGATTGAGAATGTCACCGGAGTTGTGGCCAGCTAGGTTCCAGTAGGTGTGCTGAGCTAAATTGATTGGAGTTGCTTTATTCTTAGGCACGGCTTCCATGTCGAGTCGTAATGTCATGCTCGAAGTCAATGAGTATGTTGCTGTCACATTGACATCGCCAGGGTAACCTGGTTTCTTAAATCAACAAATTAGTCATGAAAATGCACTAGTCCTATCTATTTATTCAAAATGGTCCATTGATTTTACAGCAGTGCTAAAGCTGGCATTGCAACAGGTTGACATGGGCACATTCCGATAAATCGGACAGGACAGTTGGTTCATTTTGTCTAGTTTGCTCTTCATGGGCCACCCCACAGATCATATTCCCATCTGTCAAAAAATTGAGCTCTTGCGaccatcagttttgcaagccACATATGGGATGATCTTGATCATCTGCTCAAATGATTCTTGAGACCCATGGGCAATATATGGCATTGCCccctctctctacacacacacacacacacacacagggaatgctcagctgcgcaccagttctcatgagaactttttgagaactcatttcaggtgatatgagcccaaaatctgaaccgtctacTTGATGCAGCACCCTATGAAACCCCTGAGGCctaacttttaccctgatccaaaactttggtgggccatgatgaaAGATATAGGAAAATCAAGGGGGGAAACTATTTCCTTCTACAATgggccaccagagttttggatcaggataaaaGTTGAGCCTTGAAGGTTTTATGGGATACTACATCaggtgaacggttcagattttggactcatatCACCagaaatgagttctcaaaaagttatcACGAGAACTGGTGGGCagttgagcattcctctctctctctctctctctctctctctctctctctctctctctctctctctctctatatatatatatatatatatagggaaatggtactatgaggttgagttgtgtgggggCCACcgcagatgcaccatttcatggtggcccacgtgcttaaaaatcaagtcaactcATGACTtgggtggagcacaccacatacaacagttgagaggggttatcctcccattaaaatcttgataatcatttattgggcccgctgagatgtgattcacaaatccagcccatccattgtgtgtgtcccactaggatgagggatcataccaagtttcagccgtattcaaaactcgggtgggtcccaccaagtgcttttatatgttttaggcatgtcttcacatagttttagatgctatggctcacctgagttccttatacggcttatttttgagatatcccataaactaaaggggacccatcaaatgcacggtgttgatgttcaatagacatcacggtggggcccacacagctcgacctcatgggaagttcccatgaggctgaccttatagtaccatttcccattatatatatatatatatatatatatatatatatatatatagagagagagagagagagagagagagagagaggaatgctcacctgcgcactgGTTCGCACGTTATTACATGCGAACCTTGATGTCAATCGTAGGATCTGACATATGGTCTAGATTACGTGCGACTTTTAGATTGAGTTTCGGTCTTGCGCACATCACAGAGAGAGATGCTCTCCCACGCACACCCTCCTAATGCGGGTTTCCTACGGAAGCCTTTTGCTATatatagcgagagagagagagagagagag is a genomic window of Magnolia sinica isolate HGM2019 chromosome 15, MsV1, whole genome shotgun sequence containing:
- the LOC131227258 gene encoding uncharacterized protein LOC131227258; amino-acid sequence: MTEKKAEVFELNNGTLVVKISNWGATITSLLLPDVHGNVADVVLGFDSLDSYLKGNAPYFGCIVGRVANRIKEGKFTLKGVEYSLPINNPPNSLHGGNKGFDKVLWDVAERKDGETPSITFKYHSPDGEEGYPGDVNVTATYSLTSSMTLRLDMEAVPKNKATPINLAQHTYWNLAGHNSGDILNHSVQILANHITPVDQNSIPTGEIMPVKDTPFDLTTAKKIGSTIGHVPGGYDHNYILDFGEEKLGLKHVARVRDPTSTRVLNVWADVPGVQFYSANYVDGVVGKGGAIYGKHAGLCLETQGFPNAINQPNFPSVVVEPGEKYRHTMLFEFSLGE